The Mytilus trossulus isolate FHL-02 chromosome 3, PNRI_Mtr1.1.1.hap1, whole genome shotgun sequence genome contains a region encoding:
- the LOC134711662 gene encoding ribosyldihydronicotinamide dehydrogenase [quinone]-like isoform X2, with the protein MCDPSQKHVLLVFAHQDGKSFNGALKDAAIDTLRSLGHSVEVSDLYSQQFEPRATKNDIRGPLQDPDLFNYSEEGRLAYRHNCQSLDIANESDKLKRADLVIFQFPLYWSSVPAILKGWFDRVLCDSFAFDFESQNVLDQGFMKGKRTVLSLTTGCTRDMLSPTGLSSDINVLLWPIQYGTLRMCGFDVLPPQISYGTKLVEEPTRQQYLKDWKCRLQNIFSEEPLSLPKLSDFDHKSLMLHEENGKKRV; encoded by the exons ATGTGTGATCCAAGTCAAAAACATGTGCTCCTTGTTTTTGCGCATCAAGACGGAAAATCCTTCAACGGGGCTCTTAAGGATGCTGCCATAGACACATTACGGAGTTTGGGACATTCCGTTGAAGTCTCGGATTTGTATTCACAACAGTTTGAACCACGCGcaacaaaaaatgatataaggg GTCCTCTGCAAGATCCTGATTTGTTTAACTACAGCGAAGAAGGAAGACTTGCTTATAGACATAACTGCCAGTCGCTGGATATAGCAAATGAATCGGACAAATTAAAACGTGCAGATCTTGTGATATTTCAGTTCCCATTATACTGGTCATCCGTTCCAGCCATTCTGAAAGGATGGTTTGATCGAGTTTTGTGTGATAGCTTTGCTTTTGACTTTGAATCTCAAAATGTTTTGGATCAGGGATTTATGAAG ggtAAACGAACAGTGCTGTCGTTGACAACTGGTTGTACAAGAGATATGCTATCTCCAACAGGTCTCAGTAGCgatattaatgttttattatggCCAATTCAA tatgGCACGTTAAGAATGTGTGGATTTGATGTTCTGCCACCACAGATCTCATATGGAACAAAACTTGTAGAAGAGCCAACACGACAACAGTATCTCAAAGACTGGAAATGCCGgcttcaaaacattttttctgaaGAACCGCTTAGTTTGCCTAAACTATCAGACTTCGATCACAAATCATTAATGTTACATGAAGAGAATGGTAAAAAGAGA gtGTAA
- the LOC134711662 gene encoding ribosyldihydronicotinamide dehydrogenase [quinone]-like isoform X3: MCDPSQKHVLLVFAHQDGKSFNGALKDAAIDTLRSLGHSVEVSDLYSQQFEPRATKNDIRGPLQDPDLFNYSEEGRLAYRHNCQSLDIANESDKLKRADLVIFQFPLYWSSVPAILKGWFDRVLCDSFAFDFESQNVLDQGFMKYGTLRMCGFDVLPPQISYGTKLVEEPTRQQYLKDWKCRLQNIFSEEPLSLPKLSDFDHKSLMLHEENGKKRVSSIGHRNNP, from the exons ATGTGTGATCCAAGTCAAAAACATGTGCTCCTTGTTTTTGCGCATCAAGACGGAAAATCCTTCAACGGGGCTCTTAAGGATGCTGCCATAGACACATTACGGAGTTTGGGACATTCCGTTGAAGTCTCGGATTTGTATTCACAACAGTTTGAACCACGCGcaacaaaaaatgatataaggg GTCCTCTGCAAGATCCTGATTTGTTTAACTACAGCGAAGAAGGAAGACTTGCTTATAGACATAACTGCCAGTCGCTGGATATAGCAAATGAATCGGACAAATTAAAACGTGCAGATCTTGTGATATTTCAGTTCCCATTATACTGGTCATCCGTTCCAGCCATTCTGAAAGGATGGTTTGATCGAGTTTTGTGTGATAGCTTTGCTTTTGACTTTGAATCTCAAAATGTTTTGGATCAGGGATTTATGAAG tatgGCACGTTAAGAATGTGTGGATTTGATGTTCTGCCACCACAGATCTCATATGGAACAAAACTTGTAGAAGAGCCAACACGACAACAGTATCTCAAAGACTGGAAATGCCGgcttcaaaacattttttctgaaGAACCGCTTAGTTTGCCTAAACTATCAGACTTCGATCACAAATCATTAATGTTACATGAAGAGAATGGTAAAAAGAGAGTGAGTTCTATAGGACATAGAAACAATCCATGA
- the LOC134711662 gene encoding ribosyldihydronicotinamide dehydrogenase [quinone]-like isoform X1 yields the protein MCDPSQKHVLLVFAHQDGKSFNGALKDAAIDTLRSLGHSVEVSDLYSQQFEPRATKNDIRGPLQDPDLFNYSEEGRLAYRHNCQSLDIANESDKLKRADLVIFQFPLYWSSVPAILKGWFDRVLCDSFAFDFESQNVLDQGFMKGKRTVLSLTTGCTRDMLSPTGLSSDINVLLWPIQYGTLRMCGFDVLPPQISYGTKLVEEPTRQQYLKDWKCRLQNIFSEEPLSLPKLSDFDHKSLMLHEENGKKRVSSIGHRNNP from the exons ATGTGTGATCCAAGTCAAAAACATGTGCTCCTTGTTTTTGCGCATCAAGACGGAAAATCCTTCAACGGGGCTCTTAAGGATGCTGCCATAGACACATTACGGAGTTTGGGACATTCCGTTGAAGTCTCGGATTTGTATTCACAACAGTTTGAACCACGCGcaacaaaaaatgatataaggg GTCCTCTGCAAGATCCTGATTTGTTTAACTACAGCGAAGAAGGAAGACTTGCTTATAGACATAACTGCCAGTCGCTGGATATAGCAAATGAATCGGACAAATTAAAACGTGCAGATCTTGTGATATTTCAGTTCCCATTATACTGGTCATCCGTTCCAGCCATTCTGAAAGGATGGTTTGATCGAGTTTTGTGTGATAGCTTTGCTTTTGACTTTGAATCTCAAAATGTTTTGGATCAGGGATTTATGAAG ggtAAACGAACAGTGCTGTCGTTGACAACTGGTTGTACAAGAGATATGCTATCTCCAACAGGTCTCAGTAGCgatattaatgttttattatggCCAATTCAA tatgGCACGTTAAGAATGTGTGGATTTGATGTTCTGCCACCACAGATCTCATATGGAACAAAACTTGTAGAAGAGCCAACACGACAACAGTATCTCAAAGACTGGAAATGCCGgcttcaaaacattttttctgaaGAACCGCTTAGTTTGCCTAAACTATCAGACTTCGATCACAAATCATTAATGTTACATGAAGAGAATGGTAAAAAGAGAGTGAGTTCTATAGGACATAGAAACAATCCATGA